A stretch of Lysinibacillus agricola DNA encodes these proteins:
- a CDS encoding S-layer homology domain-containing protein translates to MKKLAKKLVTVVVVFFVLMLSVNPSYANAAVFDNKIKEEKKEISPQVTHIQQTYNSNSIREFVNVLDVNLTNTYTKLEVGVPKPINSLQTTTNMAKQNTYDGHRVVGAVNASYFLGNGMPANLLAEKNEIINYGILGDTFESPTQKPVAFGLSKTGKAIADYYSTNLSFQVNGKSYPIDLINSERTTDKTVLYTPDKRTTGSNNWGVEIVVSNASQDMKVLHFGDSFSGTVSKVTTYGAEGNSTIPSDGFVISVQNKELAAELSQLGAGTNIDVNLSIDEKWMDAQFILAAGPMLVKNGKVDISMPTNSGFASARSPRTAVAVDATGTKVSIVTVDGRLSGHSNGASLIDLASYLISMGASSAINLDGGGSTAMVARNPGGYFANLVNVPSDGGERRVSAILQVVNTAPPGKAKSITLNNVNQVMVGSSVDMKVASAYDQYLNPMTINPSKMNWTVEGNIGKMDGATFTATQKGEGKIIGEYDGVRTSTTVKVADLAEKPILLDSFDNASSWTVEVAKANASITNAKDYARQGTASLKLNYDFTTSGTDTKAAYMVAKTPIPINGKPNNIGVWVFGDAGKQWLRGVLVDGSGAKQTIDFTSQSGMDWNGWKYVTANIPNDVTLPLKFERLYVAQPTASLQKKGQLYFDQLQAVYKDNHEELAYTDMAKGHWAFSDIQSLYNKSLIKGYSNGTFKPEASITRAEAATIIARELNLTTTKDSSFKDVSKSHYAYSAIAAVEQAGIIKGQEAGKFNPNGQLSRAEMAAILTRAYNLTGTSKVSFTDVKSTHWAYSDIQTLVANDLVGGFPDNTFRPNTQITRAQFASFLNRCLALK, encoded by the coding sequence GTGAAGAAATTGGCAAAAAAACTAGTAACAGTTGTTGTAGTATTTTTCGTTTTGATGCTATCAGTAAATCCAAGTTATGCAAACGCAGCCGTTTTTGACAATAAAATAAAAGAAGAAAAGAAAGAAATATCGCCACAAGTAACTCACATACAGCAAACCTATAATTCTAATTCTATTCGTGAGTTTGTAAATGTTTTAGATGTTAATTTAACTAATACATATACAAAACTTGAAGTCGGTGTTCCGAAACCTATTAACTCACTTCAAACAACGACGAATATGGCAAAGCAAAACACATATGATGGACATCGTGTTGTTGGGGCTGTCAATGCTTCATATTTCTTAGGAAATGGTATGCCCGCCAACTTGTTAGCAGAAAAAAATGAAATTATTAACTATGGTATTTTAGGAGATACATTTGAAAGTCCAACACAAAAGCCTGTTGCTTTTGGTCTATCAAAAACAGGGAAAGCGATCGCAGACTATTATTCTACGAATCTATCCTTTCAAGTAAATGGTAAAAGTTATCCGATCGATCTTATTAATAGTGAAAGAACGACTGATAAAACAGTATTATACACACCTGATAAACGAACAACAGGGTCAAATAATTGGGGTGTAGAAATAGTTGTCTCAAATGCTAGTCAAGATATGAAAGTATTACATTTCGGAGATAGTTTCTCAGGGACGGTTTCAAAAGTAACGACTTATGGTGCAGAAGGGAATTCAACAATACCATCAGATGGCTTTGTAATTTCGGTGCAAAATAAAGAGCTGGCAGCTGAATTAAGCCAATTAGGTGCAGGAACAAACATTGACGTGAATCTATCTATTGATGAAAAATGGATGGATGCTCAATTTATTTTAGCGGCAGGACCTATGTTGGTTAAAAATGGTAAGGTAGACATCTCTATGCCAACGAATTCTGGATTTGCTTCAGCGCGCAGTCCTCGTACTGCGGTGGCAGTAGATGCAACTGGCACAAAAGTGTCTATTGTTACAGTAGATGGTAGATTAAGTGGTCATAGTAATGGCGCTAGTTTAATAGATTTAGCTTCGTATTTAATCTCAATGGGTGCTTCTTCGGCCATCAACCTTGATGGAGGCGGCTCTACAGCGATGGTTGCTCGAAATCCAGGCGGCTATTTTGCGAACCTTGTGAACGTCCCTTCAGATGGTGGTGAGCGTCGTGTATCAGCCATTTTACAGGTTGTCAATACAGCGCCACCAGGAAAAGCAAAATCCATTACATTAAACAATGTGAACCAAGTCATGGTAGGTTCATCCGTTGACATGAAAGTGGCTAGTGCCTACGACCAGTACCTAAATCCTATGACAATCAACCCGTCAAAAATGAATTGGACAGTTGAAGGTAATATCGGTAAGATGGACGGTGCAACCTTTACAGCTACACAAAAAGGGGAAGGCAAAATTATCGGTGAGTATGACGGTGTGCGAACGTCTACAACTGTGAAAGTTGCTGATTTAGCAGAAAAACCTATTTTACTAGATAGCTTTGATAATGCTTCATCATGGACAGTGGAAGTTGCAAAAGCAAATGCTTCCATCACAAATGCTAAAGACTATGCTAGACAGGGAACTGCTAGCTTAAAGTTAAATTATGATTTTACAACATCAGGAACAGACACGAAAGCAGCCTATATGGTAGCTAAAACACCGATTCCTATTAATGGAAAACCAAATAACATAGGCGTTTGGGTATTTGGTGATGCTGGAAAGCAATGGCTTCGTGGGGTGCTTGTAGATGGTTCAGGAGCAAAGCAGACAATTGATTTCACTAGCCAAAGCGGTATGGACTGGAATGGCTGGAAGTATGTCACAGCGAACATCCCAAATGATGTTACACTACCGTTGAAATTCGAACGATTATACGTTGCACAGCCTACAGCCTCTCTCCAAAAGAAAGGACAACTGTATTTCGATCAATTACAGGCTGTGTATAAAGACAACCATGAGGAATTAGCCTATACAGATATGGCGAAAGGTCATTGGGCTTTTTCAGATATCCAAAGTTTGTATAATAAATCTCTTATTAAAGGGTACTCGAATGGAACATTTAAACCAGAAGCGTCCATTACGCGTGCAGAGGCAGCTACCATTATTGCACGGGAGCTCAATTTAACAACAACGAAGGATTCAAGCTTTAAAGATGTCAGTAAGAGCCATTATGCTTACAGTGCCATTGCGGCAGTGGAGCAAGCTGGTATTATAAAAGGGCAAGAAGCAGGGAAGTTCAATCCTAACGGACAGCTTTCACGTGCAGAAATGGCGGCCATTTTAACAAGAGCCTACAACTTAACAGGAACAAGTAAAGTATCCTTTACAGATGTTAAATCGACTCACTGGGCGTATAGCGATATTCAAACGCTTGTAGCGAATGACTTAGTAGGAGGCTTCCCAGATAATACATTTAGACCAAACACACAAATTACTCGTGCACAATTTGCAAGCTTCTTGAATAGATGCTTAGCATTAAAATAA
- a CDS encoding S-layer homology domain-containing protein, with translation MFKRIISILVLSIVLQATTMGDFSGISKADAAFSKAVDVPSSYWANSSIQHMLSKQYMTTYTDNTFKPEQAITRGEAASAIARSIQPNLDTSISVNFKDVTISHPYYKEICQLVELGVIQNSDAFHPNEPLKRMEVAKMLALAYQFKVDGKNKSKFDDVPRTHWAKDYIESLTDIGIIGGIDSKHFAPDKLVTRAQLAVFVDRSINFQKKIMKLEVAYDYLAKDYIPTLNLSTAWSKEVIRLINVEREKNNLASVVYDSNLTQIAIIKAQDMVKRNYFEHVSPYYGAPWDLATLFDYSYTSFGENIARYFKSPETVVKGWMVSPDHRDNIMKEHYTNTGVAIAQDSKGNYYWVQMFSSQ, from the coding sequence ATGTTTAAAAGGATTATAAGTATATTGGTACTTTCAATTGTTTTACAAGCTACAACTATGGGGGATTTTTCTGGGATTAGTAAGGCAGACGCGGCATTCTCCAAAGCTGTTGATGTGCCTAGTTCATACTGGGCAAATTCGTCGATTCAACACATGCTATCGAAGCAATATATGACTACATATACAGACAATACATTTAAGCCAGAGCAAGCTATTACGAGGGGAGAGGCAGCATCGGCTATCGCTCGGTCCATTCAGCCGAATTTAGATACTTCGATTTCAGTAAATTTTAAAGATGTTACGATTTCTCATCCATATTACAAGGAAATTTGTCAGCTTGTAGAATTAGGTGTTATACAAAATAGTGATGCCTTTCATCCAAATGAGCCTTTAAAGCGTATGGAAGTTGCAAAAATGCTAGCACTAGCCTACCAGTTTAAAGTGGATGGTAAAAATAAAAGTAAATTTGATGATGTTCCTCGAACACATTGGGCAAAAGACTATATCGAATCACTAACAGACATAGGAATTATTGGCGGAATAGATTCAAAGCATTTTGCACCCGATAAATTAGTGACACGGGCGCAATTAGCTGTTTTTGTTGACCGTAGCATAAATTTCCAAAAAAAAATCATGAAGCTTGAAGTAGCTTATGATTATTTAGCAAAGGATTATATACCAACATTAAATCTTTCGACAGCTTGGTCAAAAGAGGTCATTCGGTTAATCAATGTGGAAAGGGAAAAGAATAATCTGGCGTCTGTTGTCTATGATTCGAACCTGACACAAATCGCTATTATAAAAGCGCAGGACATGGTTAAACGTAATTATTTTGAGCACGTTTCTCCTTATTATGGTGCCCCTTGGGATTTAGCGACATTATTTGATTATTCCTACACGAGCTTTGGGGAGAATATTGCAAGATATTTCAAATCGCCCGAAACAGTTGTAAAAGGATGGATGGTTTCTCCTGACCATCGAGATAATATTATGAAGGAGCATTATACAAATACCGGTGTAGCGATCGCACAGGATAGCAAAGGCAATTATTATTGGGTTCAAATGTTTTCGAGTCAATAA
- a CDS encoding cell wall-binding protein, with protein sequence MVRLNRKLTAGVITSLLLAPTAIANAQENDAQSRVSTQTEQVANVNGVAAATTREQMIAQFAKLSENSTADEMVIAKGDVAILSKTDFTNEEIAFIQAKYDYVVEQRNLISELTKIGKSISAVTYTNKTFIDDVAAVGKTYETFLGSYLDVQKEFETAVNLALKNGASNIASTIRGTSLQYGYDEAARNAYFKAKGADIAKLLKLEEDAGAASTATVKLDAFVDILKQNPNDYAAISAALENVTTAYNALTADQKKVVVAYNPNNDSETPYKKYTDALTNMSSVNKVALSITQLKAKQPADFTSATNFISAVTAIETAYTKLGVDSQKLVTNYQDLQPFKEAADISKQITALRISSDDSYRTAVDTLKASYDNLSINKGYVKNGADLEIAAANIASAREIEGLITKIKGETDKVAAINAARAAYNTPPASNGSTINAANVKKIVNNLAELTNWEKIYSASLSVDKLIDSLDPKSSTFESKTLAAQAAFDKLGESEKALVQKKDKLDLFFQYADLSKKVNALNSSMKDYKAQIVELQTKVTELDAGSSSDATALKEIKNKLETKLSQLADEETAVEAVRNQIDNLSKSNNLVVDMLKARSDYNALPAAAKKHVTNIKILTDLEKSHRAVINVIDQFEKLDPASKNYISKAKSAYTAYAKLDETNREYVRNYKELNDVVAVTEVIVQINALNPSQKTYKDNVAKANEAFNTLAKSLQEKVVNAGELKKAQGYIDTAKAFDDRVLALANEHPDTFVAKVAALSVEYKTMDKNAKKLVEQAKTLTNYEKNNKAVVKVIQMIDALNPTSKDYTKKVLAARKAYNALDEVSQKRVTNYANLTAVEDVASLIGLISSLKPSSKTFYQDMKTAREMYDALPPEKQQVIINYDALVAAENEQGVAHKVVELIDLTKEQGADYLTKLMNARVAYDELTANQKKLVTNIKDLTAREKAVKPILNVMVQINNLDPESNNFVSKVNSARKAYDNLNKDQKKYVNNFDILQTYEPVSKVIELISKLKSSSSTYLEDTTRARSLYDALPADMKQYVTNYYLLQAAETSILGAGNVMQMINDLPSVDPKQYVKRIQEIRAAYNALPKDQQRAVQNYKVLQDQEKLLKPVISVVEDIDRLLTAKDMNSQYQKILKAYDKLNAEQRRYVYNDDLLLSLDNVIKVYKNIASLNPKDKFYFGMVEAVRKEYDSLNTTDKQRITNYSILLEAEKSMADVKKVVELIAGLSPTSSTYIEDVANAVAAYKALDSKLRGQVINEDVLKKAEKDVQAVLKVVEAIAVIDPDNSSFEKKVLAAQKLYSSLTLEQQDLVYNYRILEEYLKMLE encoded by the coding sequence GTGGTTCGATTGAATCGAAAATTGACGGCGGGAGTCATAACGAGTCTATTACTAGCACCTACGGCTATAGCGAATGCACAGGAAAATGATGCACAATCTCGCGTATCAACTCAAACAGAGCAGGTTGCCAACGTTAACGGGGTAGCTGCCGCAACGACAAGAGAACAAATGATAGCGCAATTTGCGAAGCTTTCTGAGAATTCGACAGCAGATGAAATGGTTATTGCAAAGGGTGATGTAGCAATCCTAAGTAAGACAGATTTTACTAACGAGGAGATTGCATTTATTCAAGCGAAGTATGACTATGTTGTCGAGCAACGTAATTTAATAAGCGAACTAACAAAAATCGGGAAAAGTATTAGTGCGGTAACCTATACAAATAAGACATTTATAGATGATGTCGCAGCTGTTGGAAAAACCTATGAAACATTTTTAGGTTCATATCTAGATGTCCAAAAAGAATTCGAAACAGCTGTCAACTTAGCACTTAAAAATGGAGCTAGTAATATTGCTTCAACTATTCGTGGCACATCTTTACAATATGGCTATGATGAAGCTGCACGCAATGCCTACTTTAAAGCAAAGGGAGCAGATATTGCGAAGCTGCTTAAATTAGAGGAAGATGCAGGTGCGGCATCTACAGCCACTGTCAAACTAGATGCTTTCGTAGATATATTAAAGCAAAATCCAAATGACTATGCAGCCATTTCAGCAGCGTTGGAAAATGTTACGACAGCTTATAATGCACTAACAGCGGATCAAAAGAAAGTGGTCGTAGCCTATAATCCAAATAATGATTCTGAAACACCCTATAAAAAGTATACTGATGCATTAACAAATATGTCTTCGGTTAATAAAGTGGCGCTGAGTATAACACAGTTAAAGGCAAAGCAGCCAGCAGACTTTACTTCGGCAACGAATTTCATCAGTGCAGTGACGGCTATTGAAACAGCTTATACTAAACTGGGTGTAGATTCACAGAAATTAGTGACGAATTATCAAGATTTACAGCCTTTTAAAGAGGCTGCAGATATTTCTAAACAAATTACAGCTCTGCGCATTTCAAGTGATGATTCCTATCGTACTGCGGTAGATACATTAAAAGCCTCTTACGATAATTTATCTATTAATAAAGGGTATGTAAAGAATGGAGCGGATCTTGAAATAGCCGCCGCTAATATTGCTTCTGCAAGAGAAATTGAAGGGCTTATTACTAAAATTAAAGGTGAAACAGACAAAGTGGCGGCCATTAATGCTGCACGTGCTGCATATAATACACCACCTGCCTCAAATGGATCAACGATTAATGCGGCAAATGTGAAAAAAATCGTCAATAATCTAGCAGAGCTAACAAATTGGGAAAAGATTTATAGTGCTTCCTTAAGTGTGGATAAATTAATCGACAGCTTAGACCCTAAATCTTCTACTTTTGAAAGTAAAACACTTGCTGCCCAGGCTGCCTTTGACAAGCTTGGAGAGAGTGAAAAGGCATTAGTGCAAAAAAAAGATAAATTAGATTTATTTTTCCAATATGCTGATTTATCGAAAAAAGTAAATGCACTAAATTCATCTATGAAGGATTACAAAGCACAAATAGTGGAATTACAAACTAAAGTTACTGAGTTAGATGCTGGGAGTAGTAGCGATGCAACAGCGCTAAAAGAAATTAAAAACAAGCTTGAGACAAAATTGTCGCAACTTGCAGATGAAGAAACAGCAGTAGAAGCTGTTAGGAATCAAATTGATAATTTAAGTAAGTCTAATAATCTAGTGGTTGATATGCTAAAAGCACGCTCCGACTATAATGCGCTTCCAGCAGCTGCTAAAAAACATGTGACAAATATCAAAATCCTAACAGATTTAGAGAAATCACATAGGGCTGTCATCAATGTTATTGATCAATTTGAAAAGTTAGATCCAGCATCTAAAAATTATATTTCAAAAGCGAAATCTGCTTATACAGCTTACGCAAAACTTGACGAGACAAATCGAGAGTATGTCAGAAATTATAAAGAGTTAAATGATGTGGTCGCTGTAACAGAAGTGATTGTGCAAATAAATGCCTTAAATCCATCCCAAAAGACATACAAAGACAATGTAGCGAAAGCAAATGAAGCGTTTAATACATTAGCTAAATCCCTTCAAGAGAAGGTCGTCAATGCTGGAGAATTAAAAAAAGCACAGGGTTATATCGATACAGCTAAGGCATTTGATGATCGTGTCTTAGCATTAGCGAATGAACACCCAGATACTTTTGTGGCGAAGGTAGCTGCATTATCTGTAGAGTACAAAACAATGGATAAAAATGCGAAGAAACTAGTGGAGCAGGCAAAAACCTTAACCAATTACGAAAAAAATAATAAAGCGGTTGTCAAGGTTATTCAAATGATCGATGCCTTAAATCCAACAAGTAAGGATTATACAAAAAAAGTACTTGCTGCACGTAAAGCCTATAATGCACTAGATGAAGTATCGCAAAAACGTGTGACGAACTATGCGAATCTAACTGCAGTAGAAGATGTGGCTTCATTGATTGGCCTAATTTCATCATTAAAGCCATCAAGCAAGACATTCTACCAAGATATGAAAACAGCACGTGAGATGTATGATGCACTACCTCCAGAGAAGCAACAAGTGATCATTAATTACGATGCGCTTGTAGCGGCAGAAAATGAGCAGGGAGTAGCACATAAGGTTGTTGAGCTTATTGATTTAACTAAAGAACAGGGTGCAGACTATTTAACGAAGCTTATGAATGCACGTGTTGCGTATGATGAGCTAACTGCTAATCAAAAGAAATTAGTGACAAATATTAAAGATTTGACAGCACGTGAAAAAGCGGTAAAACCTATTTTAAATGTGATGGTGCAAATTAATAATTTGGATCCAGAATCAAATAATTTTGTCAGCAAGGTCAATTCTGCGCGTAAGGCGTATGATAATTTAAATAAAGATCAGAAAAAATATGTCAATAATTTTGATATTCTACAAACCTATGAGCCCGTTTCAAAGGTGATTGAATTAATTAGTAAACTGAAATCTTCAAGTAGTACATACCTTGAGGATACAACTCGTGCACGTTCGCTTTATGATGCGCTACCAGCAGATATGAAGCAATATGTAACAAACTATTACTTATTACAAGCAGCAGAAACAAGCATTTTAGGTGCCGGTAATGTTATGCAGATGATTAATGATTTACCGTCTGTAGATCCGAAGCAGTATGTGAAACGTATCCAGGAAATTCGTGCGGCTTACAACGCTTTACCAAAGGATCAACAAAGAGCCGTACAAAATTACAAAGTGTTACAAGATCAAGAGAAGCTTCTGAAGCCTGTCATTAGTGTTGTAGAGGATATAGATAGACTACTTACTGCCAAAGACATGAATAGTCAATATCAAAAGATCTTAAAAGCCTATGATAAGCTAAATGCCGAACAAAGACGATACGTCTATAATGACGACCTATTATTATCATTAGATAACGTAATAAAAGTATATAAGAACATTGCTAGTTTAAATCCAAAGGACAAATTTTACTTTGGTATGGTTGAAGCAGTTCGAAAAGAGTACGATAGCTTAAATACGACAGATAAGCAAAGGATTACTAATTATTCGATCTTGTTAGAAGCGGAGAAAAGTATGGCCGATGTAAAGAAAGTCGTTGAATTAATTGCTGGTCTCTCTCCAACCTCTTCAACATATATAGAAGATGTAGCGAATGCAGTCGCAGCTTATAAAGCTTTAGATTCAAAACTAAGAGGGCAAGTCATCAATGAGGATGTATTAAAGAAAGCTGAAAAGGATGTACAGGCTGTCCTAAAAGTAGTTGAAGCTATCGCTGTTATTGATCCAGACAACTCGTCATTTGAGAAAAAGGTGTTAGCTGCTCAAAAACTTTATAGCTCACTTACGCTAGAGCAGCAGGATTTAGTATATAACTACCGCATTCTAGAAGAATATCTAAAAATGCTTGAATAG
- a CDS encoding efflux RND transporter periplasmic adaptor subunit — MAFFKSKPWTSLAIVLTMLLVSVNAYFVFKDDSKISRSYFIDEFQKAYIGTNTERVNKETIVAPAETYTITADATSLSTVNVKRGQEVTLNDLLATYKTEEVDDELTKLEAERTAYENELSDLEDALSQIENDYDDTDPKSSINTDQINEKLSVTLKLELAQQNSASTAVAILNGHIAEANRQIALMDAQIEQIQSRQGLISPVDGIIASIKEEAGTVTFEIYSTEKTMLAYLSEDEWQKVSAGQTVDFKVNHLKDSLSGIVLEKQMIATTDDSIWGNELAKSAALPQPTNYEVALQQGDELEDIPFSTTGKASIIVNEASDSYKVDKSWVHAAKKKGKKIYIIGQDGKIELKDIHIDFKTAQSAIFTDNLNEGTPMLSDKKRNLSAYSFRTMPVEKIQWQHFKKLDWKHYIKYIIF; from the coding sequence ATGGCATTTTTCAAATCAAAACCTTGGACAAGCTTGGCCATCGTGTTGACAATGCTATTAGTCAGCGTAAATGCTTATTTTGTCTTTAAAGACGATAGCAAAATTTCACGATCCTACTTTATCGATGAATTTCAAAAAGCCTATATAGGTACAAATACAGAGCGTGTCAATAAGGAAACGATTGTTGCACCAGCTGAAACATACACGATCACAGCCGATGCGACAAGCTTATCAACAGTGAATGTAAAGCGTGGCCAAGAAGTAACGCTAAATGATTTACTTGCTACCTATAAAACAGAAGAAGTTGATGATGAGTTAACAAAGCTTGAGGCAGAACGTACTGCCTATGAAAATGAACTAAGTGATTTAGAAGATGCGCTCTCTCAAATCGAGAATGATTATGATGATACAGACCCGAAAAGTTCCATCAATACGGACCAAATAAACGAAAAATTATCTGTCACACTAAAATTGGAGCTAGCACAGCAAAATTCAGCATCGACAGCAGTGGCCATTTTGAATGGACATATTGCCGAGGCAAATCGTCAAATTGCGCTAATGGATGCGCAAATTGAACAAATACAGTCTCGCCAAGGTTTGATTAGCCCAGTGGACGGCATTATTGCATCCATTAAAGAGGAAGCTGGGACAGTTACATTTGAAATCTATTCTACTGAAAAAACAATGCTTGCCTATTTATCAGAGGATGAATGGCAAAAAGTGTCGGCAGGACAAACCGTTGATTTTAAAGTAAATCATTTGAAAGATTCCTTATCTGGCATTGTCCTAGAAAAACAAATGATTGCTACTACCGATGATTCTATTTGGGGAAATGAACTTGCAAAATCAGCAGCTTTACCTCAACCAACAAATTATGAAGTAGCGTTGCAACAAGGGGATGAATTAGAGGACATTCCATTTTCGACAACTGGCAAAGCCTCCATTATTGTCAACGAAGCATCTGATTCTTATAAAGTAGATAAATCGTGGGTGCATGCTGCTAAAAAGAAAGGTAAAAAAATATACATTATTGGACAGGATGGGAAAATTGAGCTAAAGGATATTCATATTGATTTTAAAACTGCACAGTCAGCTATTTTTACTGACAATTTAAATGAAGGAACACCTATGCTATCCGATAAAAAACGTAATCTTTCTGCCTATTCCTTCCGTACAATGCCTGTCGAGAAAATCCAATGGCAACATTTCAAGAAATTAGATTGGAAACACTATATTAAATATATTATTTTTTAA
- a CDS encoding C40 family peptidase has protein sequence MNKKWLLPIFASFMLFSTTHIDSAEAATKSEVTDTASKYLGIPYKYGGTTTSGFDCSGFTSQVFADLGIKLNRTSGAQYQQGTAVAKSDLQVGDLLFFNTSGSGISHVSIYIGDGKMVHSQTNQGVSYSNVNDPYYWGSRYVGAKRVATFDAEQQAEVKQAAIDFTVYASRAEVASQIAKAINLDTSDKNSGFIDVKPTNEHAGAIAAVAKLGIFEADANGKFNPSSPINRAQIAKVLVIAFGLENDSQEVSFNDVPQDNWANEYISILASNGVTNGDGNGNFGMDELLKIKELKMFIERLQSR, from the coding sequence ATGAATAAAAAATGGTTATTACCGATTTTTGCATCTTTCATGTTATTTTCGACAACTCATATAGATTCAGCTGAAGCAGCGACTAAATCTGAAGTTACTGACACAGCTTCTAAATATTTAGGTATTCCATATAAATACGGTGGGACAACGACAAGCGGTTTTGATTGCTCTGGCTTTACTTCTCAAGTATTTGCAGATTTAGGCATCAAATTAAACCGTACATCAGGCGCACAATACCAACAAGGGACAGCAGTTGCTAAAAGTGATCTTCAAGTTGGAGATTTACTATTTTTCAATACAAGTGGTAGTGGTATCTCACATGTATCTATTTACATAGGTGATGGTAAAATGGTCCACTCTCAAACAAATCAAGGTGTTAGTTATTCGAACGTAAACGATCCATATTATTGGGGTTCTCGTTACGTAGGTGCAAAACGTGTTGCTACATTTGATGCAGAACAACAAGCTGAAGTAAAGCAAGCAGCAATTGATTTTACAGTATATGCTTCACGTGCGGAAGTTGCTTCACAAATTGCAAAAGCTATCAACTTAGATACATCTGACAAAAATAGTGGTTTTATCGATGTAAAACCAACAAATGAGCATGCAGGTGCTATTGCAGCTGTTGCAAAATTAGGTATTTTTGAAGCTGATGCGAATGGTAAATTCAATCCGTCTTCACCAATTAACCGTGCACAAATTGCGAAAGTACTAGTTATCGCATTCGGACTTGAGAATGATAGTCAAGAAGTATCATTTAATGATGTACCACAGGATAACTGGGCTAATGAATATATTTCTATTCTTGCATCTAACGGTGTTACAAATGGAGATGGCAATGGCAACTTTGGTATGGATGAGTTACTAAAAATCAAAGAACTAAAAATGTTTATTGAAAGATTACAATCTAGATAA